A genomic window from Lotus japonicus ecotype B-129 chromosome 1, LjGifu_v1.2 includes:
- the LOC130728882 gene encoding uncharacterized protein LOC130728882 gives MVDDQLLHHLAWGPKRKVETWPIYFVNGFKFHTKEWSVNKKTINSGVCVEGDDEEHEHYYYGTLKEIMQLQYPGEPIKKIVLFNCEWFDVVINRGMKVNKEYDIVEVHRSRRYSKYDPFIFSTNAIQVYYMPYPEKIKEKVDWWVVVKTKPRGTVDDRYALEVAYQDTIAHVDPVSNEELDGHLRDDDGVYEEVEINDTNDGENNEMSDRGRGKSKTLRGRPRPLSHTHNDMSSHVAHHATPPLAQEDSTNVPPTQSPPNVVAATPSLRTSHSTPSPRSSETGDEPIIGSSESQTVSDDDKTTLILAGQGFLPSHRAANIITNIFRSHYTDPWASWKKIPKDTRNMLFGEFMSKCSICPPDYIWAKKNFEARGAYLMKSTLSRVRTSKTRPDWLGDHVWNGLREHWDSVSFNIKSVKAKANRASDCDGFGQSLHIGGSITTSQHKANMVMIFLL, from the exons GAGTGTCAACAAGAAAACCATCAATTCTGGAGTTTGTGTTGAAGGAGATGATGAAGAGCATGAACATTATTATTATGGTACTCTTAAAGAGATTATGCAACTACAATACCCAGGTGAACCAATCAAAAAGATAGTTTTATTTAACTGTGAATGGTTTGATGTTGTCATCAATCGTGGTATGAAGGTTAACAAAGAATATGACATTGTGGAGGTGCATCGTTCTAGAAGGTATTCAAAATATGACCCTTTCATATTTTCAACAAATGCAATTCAAGTGTACTACATGCCTTacccagaaaaaataaaagaaaaggttGATTGGTGGGTTGTTGTTAAAACCAAACCAAGGGGTACAGTTGATGATCGATATGCATTAGAGGTTGCATATCAAGATACAATAGCTCACGTTGATCCGGTCTCAAATGAGGAGCTAGATGGTCACTTGAGAGATGATGATGGTGTATATGAGGAAGTGGAAATCAATGATACTAATGATGGAGAAAACAACGAG ATGTCAGATCGTGGTCGAGGAAAATCCAAAACTCTTAGAGGACGTCCAAGACCGTTATCACACACTCACAATGATATGTCATCACATGTGGCACATCATGCCACTCCACCTTTAGCACAAGAGGATTCAACCAATGTCCCACCAACTCAATCACCGCCAAATGTTGTTGCTGCCACTCCATCACTTAGGACATCTCATTCAACCCCTTCACCCCGTAGTTCTGAAACGGGTGATGAGCCTATAATTGGATCAAGTGAATCTCAAACTGTATcagatgatgacaaaactactCTCATCCTTGCGGGTCAAGG GTTCTTACCTTCGCACCGTGCGGCTAATATCATTACTAATATATTCAGAAGTCACTATACTGATCCATGGGCATCATGGAAGAAGATACCCAAGGACACAAGAAATATGTTGTTTGGAGAGTTCATG AGTAAATGTTCTATTTGTCCACCCGACTATATATGGGCTAAAAAGAACTTTGAAGCACGAGGTGCATATTTGATGAAAAGTACTTTAAGTAGGGTTCGTACCTCTAAAACAAGACCAGATTGGCTTGGAGATCATGTATGGAATGGGTTACGTGAGCATTGGGATAGTGTAAGCTTCAACATCAAAAGTGTCAAAGCAAAAGCAAACCGGGCATCCGATTGTGATGGATTTGGGCAGTCCCTTCATATTGGTGGCTCTATTACCACTTCTCAGCATAAAGCAAATATGGTGATGATATTTCTCTTGTAG